Genomic DNA from Aphanothece sacrum FPU1:
AAACTCCGCATTGGTCGAAGGAACCACTAAAATGTCTCCGGTCTCAAAATCTCCCAATTGTCTAGCTTGTTGGGCAACTCTGGCGCGGCCACTGGCAGATCCTTGACCAATACCAATTCCCTTACCTAAGATCGCCTTAACCATTTCCACTTTAATTAAATCTGTCGAACCAGCCACCCCTTGAAGACTTCCGGCCGTCATAACCACTAAATCTCCATCTTGGAGTAAATTATTTTCTTGGGCCACATTAATAGCAGATTTAAACGTTTGACTAGGAGAAGGTAAGTCTAAAACTAATAAAGGTTTAACTCCCCAAACTAACTGTAATTGTCTGGCTACATCCACATGAGGGGTAACAGCTAAAATGGGAATTTGAGGACGAAATTTTGACACATTGCGGGCCGTACTTCCCGTTTTTGTGAGGGACATAATAGCAGCCGCATTTAATTGTTGGGCAATTTGACTCACCGCGGCCGATATAGAATTAGTAATAGTTTGTTTTGGTTGGGAAGAATATTTAAGGGCAGTGGGTTCTTTTTCGATGCGTTCGGCAATGGAGGCCATGGTGGCGACGGCCTCAACCGGAAATTTGCCCACAGCAGTTTCATTAGACAACATTACCGCATCTGTTCCGTCTAAAATCGCATTAGCCACATCTGAAACTTCGGCCCGAGTAGGACGGGGGTTACTGACCATACTATCAAGCATCTGAGTCGCGGTGATGACAGGTATGCCCAACTTATTAGCAGTAGCAATTAACCGTTTTTGTAGGATAGGAACATCTTCGGCCGGTAATTCTACTCCTAAGTCCCCTCGGGCCACCATTACACCGTTACATAAGCAAAGAATATCTTCCATAGCTTCGATCGCTTCATGTTTTTCAATTTTAGCGATTACAGGAACAGATTTTCCAGCATTGGCGATCAATTCTTTAATTTCTAAGATATCTTGAGGATTACGGACAAAACTCAGGGCCACCCAATCAACCCCTTGATCAAGTCCGAACATTAAATCTTCTTTATCTTTATCAGTTAAGGCCTTAACTGAGAGATAAACCCCTGGAAAATTGACTCCTTTATTACTAGAAAGAACTCCCCCAACCACTACCCGACAGTGTAATTCTTTGCGATCATGATCGATTTTTTCTACCCGCATTTCCAACTTCCCATCATCGAGAAGAATGCGCGAATAGTTAGGAACCTCATCAGTGAGGTAAGCGTAACTAATAGAACTAATATTTTGATTACACTCTACCTTGCGACTGGTGAGAATGAAGGGATCACCATTTTTGAGGATAACAGACTCCATCGCAAATTTACCTACCCGAATTTTAGGCCCTTGTAAATCTTGTAAAATGCCTACAGGTTGATTGAGTTCAAAGGCCATTTGACGGATGAGACGAATGCTATGTTGATGATAATCGTGATCACCGTGGGAAAAGTTGAGACGGAGAGTGGTTGCGCCCGCTAAAATTAATTGACGCAAAACTTCTTTATTTTGGGTAGCTGGGCCGATAGTCGCAACAATTTTAGTTCGACGGGGTATGGGGCGCGGTTCCATGGGGGTATTCAAAGCTAAGGGCCAACACGGATTATAATCCACTTGGGGAGATCATTTATCTAGGATCTCACGAATGGAACCTCTTGAAGATTAAATTCCGTATTTTTTTAGGGATCATTATCACATGACTGACTCAAGTTGGCATTCAGCGGCCGAAATTCAAGGTATTTTTGATCGCATTGCCCCGGTTTATGATCAAATGAATACTTGGTTAAGTTTAGGACAGCATCGCATTTGGAAGCTAATGACTGTAAAATGGAGTGATCCGCAACCTGGGCATATGGGCTTAGATGTATGCTGTGGTAGTGGTGATTTAGCCCAATTATTAGCCCGTAAAGTGGGAAAAACTGGCCGGGTGGTAGGTTTGGATTTTTCGTCACAACAATTAGCGATCGCTCGTCAACGGGCCCAATATTATTATCCTTCTCTTTGTTTAGATTGGGTAGAAGGAGATGCGTTAAAGTTGCCTTTTGAGGATCAGACTTTTAATTGTGCCACAATGGGTTATGGTCTGCGAAATGTGACGGATATTCCTGCTTGTTTAAAAGAATTATATCGTGTCTTGAAACCAAATTCTAAGGTCGCTATTTTAGATTTTAATCGTCCTTCTCAACCTTGGATGGGTCGCTTTCAACAATGGTATTTAGACACTTTGGTTGTTTCTACGGCGCAACGTTTTGGTTTAACTGACGAATATGCTTATATTAATCCTAGTTTAGACCGATTTCCTACAGGAAACGAGCAAGTTAAATTAGC
This window encodes:
- the pyk gene encoding pyruvate kinase, whose translation is MEPRPIPRRTKIVATIGPATQNKEVLRQLILAGATTLRLNFSHGDHDYHQHSIRLIRQMAFELNQPVGILQDLQGPKIRVGKFAMESVILKNGDPFILTSRKVECNQNISSISYAYLTDEVPNYSRILLDDGKLEMRVEKIDHDRKELHCRVVVGGVLSSNKGVNFPGVYLSVKALTDKDKEDLMFGLDQGVDWVALSFVRNPQDILEIKELIANAGKSVPVIAKIEKHEAIEAMEDILCLCNGVMVARGDLGVELPAEDVPILQKRLIATANKLGIPVITATQMLDSMVSNPRPTRAEVSDVANAILDGTDAVMLSNETAVGKFPVEAVATMASIAERIEKEPTALKYSSQPKQTITNSISAAVSQIAQQLNAAAIMSLTKTGSTARNVSKFRPQIPILAVTPHVDVARQLQLVWGVKPLLVLDLPSPSQTFKSAINVAQENNLLQDGDLVVMTAGSLQGVAGSTDLIKVEMVKAILGKGIGIGQGSASGRARVAQQARQLGDFETGDILVVPSTNAEFVEMMRKSAGIITNESSLTSHAAVIGMRLGIPVIVAFKEATNMIRDGAIITIDAQKGFVYSGTMGGSHDDGSF
- the ubiE gene encoding bifunctional demethylmenaquinone methyltransferase/2-methoxy-6-polyprenyl-1,4-benzoquinol methylase UbiE, encoding MTDSSWHSAAEIQGIFDRIAPVYDQMNTWLSLGQHRIWKLMTVKWSDPQPGHMGLDVCCGSGDLAQLLARKVGKTGRVVGLDFSSQQLAIARQRAQYYYPSLCLDWVEGDALKLPFEDQTFNCATMGYGLRNVTDIPACLKELYRVLKPNSKVAILDFNRPSQPWMGRFQQWYLDTLVVSTAQRFGLTDEYAYINPSLDRFPTGNEQVKLAYDAGFSQVVHYAIAGGMMGVLVATKF